The genomic region TTTAGAGCTAATATATCATGATGTATGTCAAGAATTAACATGTTTAAGTATGTTCTGTGTCTTTTTGTAAACCTTATGGGGAAACATTGTTTACAATCAGATAAGTCAAGTAGCCATGCAGATAAGAGTTTAAAACTCCATTTATCAACAATTTTTGGCAATAGAAATACCAGTGGATACTGACTGGTTGCTATAACTTACTTGTATATCCTCACAACtaccgttaaaaaaaaaaaatctgatattaaCAGTTGATCTCAGGTTGTTGCCTATCAGATTAGATCTTAAAAACGTTGGTCAAAATGAGGTCAGGATACATTAAGGGCTAGCTGTTGTTTTTATTAATGAGTAATTGTTTCCTAATTACTGATGGTATGCTATTTAGCTGACATATGAAATGCCTAGTCAATCAAGGTCATgtcatgttagcatgttgtttTGAGAACAGTTCCCTAAATATTGCACATACCGTAATATAAATGTTGCACATACTGGACATGCTTGACGTAAATGTGAGGGGATAAGCCTTGATGCTACGGGGGATTTTTGTCAGTGACAACAATGATATGCCTACAAAGAAGTAACTCACACATCATGCAAGTGAAAAAGTAAACAGAGCTTTTTTTTAGTAACACATTATACACAAGAATTCAGATACAGTCTCTTCCTTTTCCTCAACAATCAACACACTTTTtgtcatatgtgtgtgtgtgctgtatgTCTTTTTATGTCTTTGTAGGAGTGACTATTTGATGACGTAATGACACACCTCCCTACTTCACTATAAATCCTTTATGACAAAAGGTGAGTCACATGTTCCTATTGAAAGCAACCGACCAAATTAAGAAGAAAGGAATCTCCAGAACTTCTCTTCGGGTAAATCTGCAAGACCTAAAATGGCCAAAAACACCAATATTCGAATCAGTCTCCCAGCAGTCTGCTTTGTCTGGCAGATTGCTATGATTATCCTGTTTGGTGTGTTCATCCGTTATGATGAGGAGTCTGACACACACTGGAACgaacacagaagaaagaaaaatatttccTCACATTTAGAGAATGACTTTTACTATAGATATCCAAGTAAGTAACTAACATATTGCAATCGGCTGAATTTACTGCTATAGCATTGTTTTAAATTTGGAAGCACCAACATTCtatactttctttttttgttttctcaggTTTTCAGGATGTGCATGTGATGATTTTTGTTGGGTTTGGATTTCTAATGACCTTTATGAAGCGTTATAGTTTTGGCGGAGTTGGTTTCAATTTTCTTATCGCAGCTTTTGGTATTCAGTGGGCTCTCCTGATGCAAGGCTGGTTTCATCATCTTGACGAAACCGACTGGAAGATAAAAATTGGAATTGAGaagtaattgatttttttatccACTTATTGACATTATGATATGTTTACCTTCATGTTTAGGCCTacgctcctaaaaataaaggtgcattGATTGTTCCATgaagaacgtctcggttacgcatgtaaccctcgttccctgaaggaggtaACGGAGACGTCAAGTCAGAGACCGACGTGACTCggagagaccgactgatagggaacctTAAAAATttatggaaccttttaaatgcagaaaaggttctttatagtcgaaaaaaaggttctttcgatttttaaaatgttcttgaaaatggttctgtaaagaactgttcactgaaaggttctttgggggaccaaaaatggttcttctatagcgtCACTGCAGAAACACccctttggaacctttatttttttaagagtgtatagtgtcTTTTGACTGACATGCTTTCAGAATACAAAGCCTTCCATTTGATTCCATGTTCCATTTTTGAAGTAATGCTTAATGTATACATCATTAATCTGTTTCTAAAGAATTCAACTGTCATTTTTCAATCAGCCTCATCAATGCAGATTTCTGCGTGGCCGGCTGTCTCATAGCATATGGTGCTTGTCTTGGAAAAGTCAGCCCAGTGCAACTGATGGTTCTTACTCTGTTTGGAGTCACGCTGTTTGCTGTTGAGGAGTATATCATTCTTGAACTCCTGCATGTAGGTTTGAATCCACGTATTTTCTTATCAACATCAGTGAAGGAATTGGACATTTTTGATTATTTCATATTTGCACAGGCGAAAGATGCTGGTGGTTCCATGGTCATCCACACTTTTGGAGCATATTACGGTTTGACCATATCTTGGGTCTTATATCGACCACTGCTAACTCAAAGCAAGCATTTACAAGGATCTGTTTACCACTCTGATGTGTTTGCAATGATTGGTGAGTAGTGAAAGAACATCTCTCTCTGCTTTCCCTTGTTGCGTCAGGCAGGGTATAACAACCCTCCCCCCATATAGTTCTATAATTTTTGTGAAAATTAtcaaggaaaaagaaaaaatgtcaatttaaaggcctctagaagtgcaatgtgttttatgtaacatttaagttcatatttattcaaaataaccACTTAAGAAAATTGTGCAATTTTCTTTTTAATCTTATTTTGCCATTTCAAAGTCTCTCGACTACTGTAAGATAAACCCCCTTTAGGTAAAATAATTTATTACAGTGCAGATATTTTGCATTTCCCCCCTGTAATTTTCTAATTTGTACATTACTGAAAAACTATTATTGAAGAAAGAAATTTGAAAGTTTTGAACAGGTCTGTTGCTTCAGAAAATATCTCATTAGCtacacgtttaaaaaaaaaaactactaaatacCATCAAAAGTGCTCTTCCCCTAGGGCCATTTGCCTGTTGTCTGTTATTCAATGTTCAGAATTATTCCTAATTTTTGTCCATCTTCCTTTAAAAGGTACTCTCTTTCTTTGGATGTACTGGCCCAGTTTCAATTCTGCTATTGCAGATCATGGAGATGGCCAGCACAGAGCTGTTATAAATACCTACCTCGCACTGGCTTCGTCAGTTCTCACTACCTTTGCCATTTCAAGTATCTCAGACAGACATGGAAAGCTCGACATGGTAACAAAATCTCTGGTTGAAAATTTAAGTTGATCttcaatttctcattcataaaTTACCCTTAGAATTTCTTGAAATTGTTCAGGTTCATATTCAGAATGCTACCTTGGCTGGTGGTGTTGCAATGGGAACAGCTTCGGAGTTCATGATTACACCTTACGGATCTTTGATAGTGGGATTCTGTTCAGGCATTGTTTCCACATTTGGATATCTCTTTCTGACTGTGAGTTTAACTGTGATTTATAGTACTGAAAATGCTCCAAATAACATATTGAAGTACAATACGCATGTTTTATATTGATGCTATATTTGGAATGTGTTTAAATGTTTGTAGATGCTTTATAGTTACGTTAATTGTCaagcatattttaaaatgtctaaatgtaGCACTTTTGCAACcataaacaatttat from Garra rufa chromosome 12, GarRuf1.0, whole genome shotgun sequence harbors:
- the rhcgl1 gene encoding rh family, C glycoprotein, like 1, producing MAKNTNIRISLPAVCFVWQIAMIILFGVFIRYDEESDTHWNEHRRKKNISSHLENDFYYRYPSFQDVHVMIFVGFGFLMTFMKRYSFGGVGFNFLIAAFGIQWALLMQGWFHHLDETDWKIKIGIENLINADFCVAGCLIAYGACLGKVSPVQLMVLTLFGVTLFAVEEYIILELLHAKDAGGSMVIHTFGAYYGLTISWVLYRPLLTQSKHLQGSVYHSDVFAMIGTLFLWMYWPSFNSAIADHGDGQHRAVINTYLALASSVLTTFAISSISDRHGKLDMVHIQNATLAGGVAMGTASEFMITPYGSLIVGFCSGIVSTFGYLFLTPFMEKTLKIQDTCGIHNLHAMPGVIGGIVGAITAACASESVYGNEGLINTFDFKDAVANRTVNIQGGYQAAGLFVAIAFGLVGGALVGGILKLPIWGDPADANCFDDDVYWEVPEDEDEADLCRHPNMNHESGIPDAYQRSHV